The Pantoea phytobeneficialis genome has a segment encoding these proteins:
- a CDS encoding DUF2501 domain-containing protein, with amino-acid sequence MTKTTQRVIWGWGIAALLVAGSASAASWQDQLSSAASQLSSGTTSGSSTSSEGMSLSSVTGLLNGGDKAVSANSMTNAAGVMQYCVEHNVVKNNVESVKDQVLGKLGLSSTTAQEQKTDYQQGLQGLLNTDNGQQLNLESLSNSTMGEKLKTKACDVVLKQGKKYIGM; translated from the coding sequence ATGACTAAAACAACACAACGCGTGATTTGGGGATGGGGTATTGCTGCGTTACTGGTTGCAGGCAGCGCATCAGCAGCGAGCTGGCAGGATCAACTGAGCAGCGCCGCTTCACAGCTGAGCAGCGGAACCACCAGCGGCAGCAGCACGTCGAGCGAAGGGATGTCGCTTTCATCGGTCACTGGCTTGCTGAACGGCGGTGACAAAGCCGTTAGCGCCAACAGCATGACCAATGCGGCAGGTGTGATGCAGTACTGCGTTGAACACAATGTGGTGAAAAACAACGTAGAGTCGGTGAAAGATCAGGTATTGGGCAAACTTGGCCTGAGCAGCACCACCGCCCAGGAACAGAAAACCGATTACCAGCAGGGTCTGCAAGGCTTGCTTAACACCGACAACGGCCAGCAGCTGAACCTCGAGAGCCTGAGCAACTCCACGATGGGCGAAAAGCTGAAGACCAAAGCCTGTGATGTGGTACTGAAGCAAGGCAAGAAATACATCGGGATGTAA
- a CDS encoding AAA family ATPase — translation MPKQIFKYKPTPLFSKWFIERNMIKIQRIELNGFKSSSSRLNVLFSASNISVIYGENGSGKTTFLKILHAIFEKDESVLIQNKVSGVSIYYSTPIGYDRVVIKRKYDTTKRNELNKKLETSEYNWSDFQSSPLSEVSSLSMGVERGVVNQASRVEPRQIYEFFAKNKNIINKEIDLFSISHEMSTFLRLTQNKYKSKSEINQFELIKKNLHLQSIKIENIESLLLEKYKIARITATKRIQSALFDTLSLAITLNETTVSRDPSTNLPRDFEGRLIEYKDRIIEALDDGEENNFKSKVIQILSDENFENEVSRYRHHEILGPLFMNIMNELELEKQMLSSINLLIDTFNRFLINGKELIVRDEQIFVQIGRIRHSLSELSSGERHILTFLCLVLFEGGKRNFLIIDEPEISLNIKWQRELLTLFSELVPKTQIIVASHSPSLANRNPNYLCELELHVGQ, via the coding sequence TTGCCTAAGCAAATTTTTAAATACAAACCCACCCCACTATTTAGTAAATGGTTTATAGAGCGAAACATGATAAAAATACAGCGAATAGAATTAAATGGATTTAAATCCTCAAGCTCAAGATTAAACGTGCTTTTTTCTGCCAGCAATATATCCGTCATATATGGTGAAAACGGAAGTGGGAAAACAACATTCCTAAAGATTCTTCATGCTATTTTTGAAAAAGATGAGTCTGTTTTAATTCAAAATAAAGTATCTGGAGTGTCTATATATTACTCCACACCCATTGGATATGACAGAGTGGTTATAAAAAGAAAGTATGATACAACAAAAAGAAATGAACTAAACAAGAAATTGGAAACCTCTGAATATAACTGGTCAGATTTTCAATCATCACCTTTAAGCGAGGTTTCATCCCTTTCCATGGGAGTAGAAAGGGGGGTTGTCAATCAAGCATCTCGTGTTGAACCTCGCCAGATATATGAGTTTTTTGCTAAAAACAAAAACATTATAAACAAAGAAATAGATTTATTCTCAATTTCGCATGAAATGTCAACCTTCTTAAGGCTCACTCAAAACAAATACAAGTCAAAATCAGAAATAAATCAATTCGAGCTTATTAAGAAAAACCTTCACCTTCAATCAATAAAGATAGAAAATATTGAATCCTTACTATTGGAAAAGTATAAAATAGCAAGAATAACAGCAACAAAAAGAATACAAAGCGCTTTGTTCGATACATTATCATTGGCCATAACCCTCAATGAAACAACAGTAAGCAGAGATCCTAGCACAAATTTACCCAGGGATTTCGAGGGGCGATTAATAGAGTATAAAGATAGAATAATTGAGGCTTTAGATGACGGCGAAGAAAATAATTTTAAGTCTAAAGTAATTCAAATTCTTTCCGATGAAAATTTTGAGAACGAAGTATCACGTTACAGGCACCATGAAATCCTCGGCCCACTCTTCATGAACATCATGAATGAATTGGAATTAGAAAAACAAATGCTGAGCTCAATAAATTTATTAATTGACACATTTAATCGATTCTTAATCAATGGTAAGGAGTTAATTGTTAGAGATGAGCAAATATTTGTACAAATCGGTAGAATCAGACATAGTTTGAGTGAGTTATCTAGTGGTGAAAGGCATATTCTAACATTCTTATGCCTTGTTTTATTTGAGGGAGGGAAGAGAAACTTCTTGATAATCGATGAGCCAGAGATATCTTTAAATATTAAATGGCAAAGGGAACTTTTGACTTTATTTTCTGAATTAGTCCCTAAAACTCAAATAATAGTTGCGTCTCACAGCCCATCATTAGCCAATCGCAACCCTAACTATCTTTGTGAACTAGAATTACATGTAGGTCAATAA
- a CDS encoding NAD(P)H-dependent oxidoreductase, with protein MNVLIVFAHPEAHSLNGSLKDFSVQQLKNAGHQVQVSDLYAMNWKAQLDAADTQAPLVGEYFHASLDSRFAYEHQQQAADITAEQEKLRWADAVIFQFPLWWFSMPAIMKGWFDRVYACGFAYGVGEHNESRWGERYGEGNLAGKRAMLVVTTGGWESHYSPRGINGPIDDLLFPIQHGMLFYPGFSVLPPVVLYQVQKAADARFASWCDTLATRLDTLATCEPIAFRRQNGGDYVIPALTLREDIAPGQSGFGVHQKR; from the coding sequence ATGAATGTATTGATTGTCTTCGCTCACCCGGAAGCCCATTCACTGAACGGATCGTTAAAAGATTTCAGTGTACAGCAGCTAAAAAACGCCGGGCATCAGGTGCAGGTGTCAGATCTCTATGCCATGAACTGGAAAGCGCAACTGGATGCTGCGGATACGCAGGCTCCGCTGGTGGGCGAGTATTTTCACGCTTCGCTGGATTCCCGGTTCGCCTATGAACATCAGCAACAGGCGGCGGATATCACCGCAGAACAGGAAAAATTGCGCTGGGCCGATGCGGTGATTTTCCAGTTCCCACTGTGGTGGTTCTCCATGCCCGCCATCATGAAAGGCTGGTTTGACCGCGTCTATGCCTGTGGCTTCGCTTATGGCGTGGGTGAACATAACGAAAGCCGCTGGGGAGAACGCTACGGTGAAGGTAACCTGGCGGGTAAACGGGCGATGCTGGTGGTCACCACTGGCGGCTGGGAATCACATTACAGCCCGCGTGGCATCAATGGTCCCATCGACGATCTGTTGTTCCCCATCCAGCATGGCATGTTGTTCTATCCGGGCTTTAGCGTGCTGCCACCGGTGGTGTTGTATCAGGTGCAGAAAGCGGCGGACGCGCGTTTCGCCAGCTGGTGCGATACGCTGGCTACCCGACTGGATACCTTAGCGACCTGCGAACCGATTGCGTTTCGGCGGCAAAATGGTGGTGATTATGTCATCCCGGCGCTGACGCTCAGGGAGGACATTGCGCCAGGGCAAAGCGGCTTTGGCGTGCATCAGAAACGCTAA
- a CDS encoding AraC family transcriptional regulator, whose product MPVNKTEVYHQRFNKVFDYIDQHLDDPLLLEQLSEVAHFSPYHFHRQFTGYCGVAPGRYIQLMRLKRASYRLAFNPSEKIIDIALDAGFQHAESFSRAFKQIFAMTPSEFRQQPAWVSWHQRMPQLQTKRRETMPVTIINFPATQVAMLSHYGQPERIMETAARFITWRKTTGLSPIVSSQTFGIAHHDPASTPAEIFSFDICGSITAPIPEDNAFGVVNALIPAGRCALLRHHGSHDAIAASARRLYSDWLPANGEELRDFPLFFHYQNFIHDVPEHQLITDIYLPLK is encoded by the coding sequence ATGCCCGTCAACAAAACTGAGGTTTACCATCAGCGCTTTAACAAGGTGTTTGATTATATCGATCAACACCTTGACGATCCGCTGCTGCTGGAACAACTGAGCGAAGTCGCCCATTTTTCGCCCTACCATTTCCACCGGCAATTTACCGGTTACTGCGGTGTCGCGCCGGGGCGCTACATTCAGTTGATGCGTCTGAAACGTGCGTCATACCGGCTGGCATTCAATCCGTCCGAGAAGATTATCGATATTGCGCTGGATGCAGGCTTTCAGCATGCGGAGTCGTTCAGTCGTGCGTTCAAGCAGATTTTTGCGATGACGCCGAGTGAATTTCGTCAGCAGCCCGCCTGGGTCAGTTGGCACCAGCGTATGCCGCAGTTACAGACCAAACGGAGAGAAACGATGCCGGTCACTATCATCAATTTTCCCGCCACCCAGGTGGCGATGTTGTCACATTACGGCCAGCCCGAACGCATTATGGAGACGGCGGCGCGTTTTATCACCTGGCGCAAAACCACCGGCTTATCACCGATTGTCAGCAGCCAGACATTTGGCATTGCCCACCATGACCCGGCCAGCACCCCCGCAGAGATATTCAGCTTTGATATCTGCGGCTCGATAACAGCCCCAATCCCGGAAGACAATGCGTTTGGTGTGGTCAATGCGCTTATCCCCGCCGGTCGCTGTGCGCTGTTGCGTCATCATGGTTCGCACGATGCCATTGCCGCAAGCGCGCGCAGGCTTTATAGCGACTGGCTGCCAGCCAACGGTGAGGAGCTGCGAGATTTTCCACTGTTCTTTCATTATCAGAACTTTATTCACGATGTGCCGGAACACCAACTGATCACTGACATCTATCTGCCATTGAAATAG
- a CDS encoding DUF4435 domain-containing protein: MKYEIGEVLNTAIMTNTISVIVEGTDDIQLYDSLAKSAGKLAEVFPIETIDGFSPGCQNVVLAMDEIIRIPQTRWQHKKYIVGIIDKDVKDFRGEVPTNPLILMLCYYSMESHFVSKEIIPKLLQLCTKISNSMITDDLIEHYFQLISLNDEDFFLLSLESLKSALYPSYDSKFSYGYSEGRILSASDISNVREKKDDLLEFANEQGLSNCLPDLKRFSKGKWLLHYFCYKALKEIDNLKVNCGAHPISPCIMCSTNGKLEGHCLYKTKDAINTKNLKHLIMSNIWISEFDYIRDNFKSMV; this comes from the coding sequence ATGAAATATGAAATAGGGGAAGTTTTAAATACAGCAATAATGACCAATACTATAAGTGTAATAGTTGAGGGAACGGATGACATACAACTATATGACTCACTTGCAAAAAGTGCAGGTAAGTTAGCAGAGGTTTTCCCTATTGAAACTATTGATGGCTTTTCACCTGGATGTCAAAATGTAGTTTTAGCAATGGATGAAATTATCCGAATCCCTCAAACCCGATGGCAACATAAAAAATATATCGTCGGAATTATTGATAAGGATGTAAAGGATTTTCGAGGTGAAGTGCCTACAAACCCTCTAATTCTAATGCTTTGTTACTATTCAATGGAATCGCATTTTGTCAGCAAGGAAATTATACCTAAGCTATTACAATTATGCACAAAAATATCCAACTCAATGATAACTGACGATCTGATAGAACATTACTTTCAATTGATATCACTTAATGATGAAGATTTCTTTTTATTATCTCTGGAATCACTTAAGAGTGCATTATATCCTAGTTATGATAGCAAGTTTTCTTACGGTTATTCTGAAGGGAGAATCCTGTCAGCTTCGGATATTAGTAATGTTAGAGAAAAAAAAGATGATTTATTAGAATTCGCCAATGAACAAGGTTTATCTAATTGCTTGCCTGATTTAAAGAGGTTCTCAAAAGGCAAATGGCTACTACATTATTTTTGCTATAAAGCATTAAAAGAAATTGATAATTTGAAAGTCAATTGTGGTGCCCATCCTATTAGCCCATGTATCATGTGCTCAACCAATGGAAAATTAGAAGGGCACTGTTTATATAAGACGAAGGATGCGATAAATACTAAAAACCTTAAACATTTAATAATGTCAAATATTTGGATATCAGAATTCGATTACATAAGAGACAATTTTAAATCAATGGTATAG
- a CDS encoding integrase core domain-containing protein, with protein sequence ETRAFARMLGLEPCTTAVRSPESNGIAESFVKTIKRDYISVMPKPDSQVAVMNLAEAFSHYNEHHPHSALGYRSPREYIRRKLSQP encoded by the coding sequence GAAACGCGGGCGTTCGCCCGGATGCTGGGGCTTGAGCCATGTACGACCGCAGTTCGTAGCCCGGAAAGCAATGGCATAGCAGAAAGCTTCGTGAAAACGATAAAGCGGGATTACATCAGTGTGATGCCAAAACCGGACAGCCAGGTAGCGGTGATGAACCTGGCGGAGGCGTTCAGTCATTACAACGAACATCACCCGCACAGCGCGCTGGGATATCGCTCGCCGCGGGAATATATACGCAGAAAGTTATCACAACCGTAA
- a CDS encoding MarC family NAAT transporter, protein MLDLFKAIGLGLVVILPLANPLTTVALFLGLAGDMNFQERNRQAMQASIYVFLIMMVAWYAGTAVLHTFGISIPGLRMAGGLIVAFIGFRMLFPAKPVGHSMEAEHKQDELESSDNHRESVNIAFVPLAMPSTAGPGTIAMIISSASTIRSGVDFPGWVIAVAPVMIFFLVSLILWISLRSSGAIMKLVGKGGIEAISRLMGFLLVCMGVQFIINGVLEVIHTYH, encoded by the coding sequence ATGCTGGATCTTTTCAAAGCCATTGGCCTCGGGCTGGTGGTCATTCTCCCCCTTGCCAATCCACTCACCACCGTCGCGCTGTTTCTCGGCCTTGCCGGTGATATGAATTTTCAGGAACGTAACCGCCAGGCCATGCAGGCCTCCATCTATGTTTTTCTGATTATGATGGTGGCCTGGTACGCGGGCACTGCGGTGCTGCACACCTTTGGGATCTCCATTCCCGGCCTGCGCATGGCGGGCGGGCTGATTGTGGCCTTTATCGGTTTTCGTATGCTATTTCCCGCCAAACCCGTGGGCCATTCAATGGAGGCGGAGCATAAACAGGATGAGCTGGAATCGAGTGATAACCATCGCGAAAGCGTGAATATCGCCTTTGTGCCGCTGGCGATGCCCAGCACCGCCGGTCCGGGCACCATTGCGATGATCATCAGCTCAGCCTCGACGATACGCAGCGGCGTTGATTTCCCTGGCTGGGTAATCGCGGTGGCACCGGTGATGATCTTCTTTTTGGTTTCACTGATTTTGTGGATATCGCTGCGCAGTTCAGGCGCGATAATGAAACTGGTAGGGAAAGGCGGTATTGAGGCGATTTCACGCCTGATGGGCTTTTTGCTGGTGTGTATGGGTGTGCAGTTTATTATCAACGGCGTGCTGGAAGTGATTCATACTTATCACTAA
- a CDS encoding tyrosine-type recombinase/integrase, whose translation MKLNARQVETAKPKEKTYKMADGGGLYLEVSAKGSKYWRMKYRRPSDKKEDRLAFGVWPTVTLAEARAKRDEAKKLLGQGIDPKAEQKEAQAENSGAYAFETIAREWHASNKRWSEDHRSRILRYLELYIFPYIGSFDIRQLKTSHLLAPIKKVDTSGKHDVAQRLQQRVTAIMRYAVQNDYIDSNPAMDMAGALSTTKARHYPALPFSRFPEFLERLRAYRGRVMTRIAVELSLLTFVRSSELRFARWDEFDLDKCLWCIPAKREEIKGVRHSHRGMKMKEEHIVPLSRQALTLLDQLKQLSGDNPRLFPGDHDSKKVMSENTVNNALRAMGYDTKTEVCGHGFRTMARGALGESGLWSDDAIERQLSHSERNNVRAAYIHTSEHLDERRLMVQWWADYLEDIKREFISPYDYSHR comes from the coding sequence ATGAAGCTCAACGCCAGACAGGTCGAGACCGCAAAGCCCAAAGAGAAAACCTATAAAATGGCCGACGGTGGCGGTTTGTACCTTGAGGTTTCGGCAAAGGGTTCTAAATACTGGCGCATGAAATACAGGCGTCCTTCTGACAAGAAAGAAGATCGCCTGGCATTTGGTGTCTGGCCGACAGTAACTCTTGCTGAGGCAAGGGCCAAACGCGATGAAGCCAAAAAACTGTTAGGGCAGGGGATTGACCCAAAAGCTGAACAGAAAGAAGCTCAGGCCGAAAATTCGGGGGCATATGCTTTCGAAACCATTGCTCGTGAATGGCATGCCAGTAACAAGCGATGGAGTGAAGACCATCGATCGCGCATTCTTCGCTATCTTGAGCTTTATATTTTTCCTTATATCGGTTCGTTCGATATTCGCCAGCTCAAAACCAGCCACCTGTTAGCCCCGATTAAAAAGGTTGATACCAGCGGTAAGCATGACGTTGCACAGCGGCTTCAGCAGCGTGTTACAGCCATTATGCGTTATGCCGTACAGAATGATTACATTGACTCTAACCCCGCGATGGATATGGCTGGAGCTTTATCCACCACCAAAGCTCGTCATTATCCAGCTTTGCCCTTCAGTCGGTTCCCTGAATTCCTTGAGCGTCTGCGAGCTTATCGTGGACGTGTTATGACTCGTATAGCTGTTGAGCTTTCCCTGCTAACCTTTGTGCGTTCAAGTGAGCTTCGCTTTGCAAGATGGGATGAGTTCGATTTAGATAAGTGTCTTTGGTGTATTCCCGCAAAACGAGAAGAGATAAAAGGTGTGCGGCACTCGCATCGTGGTATGAAGATGAAAGAGGAGCATATAGTGCCATTGAGCCGTCAGGCACTGACTTTACTTGATCAGCTAAAGCAACTTAGCGGTGACAATCCACGCTTATTTCCCGGAGATCATGATTCTAAAAAGGTGATGAGCGAAAACACAGTTAACAACGCTTTGCGTGCGATGGGTTATGACACTAAAACTGAAGTTTGTGGCCATGGGTTTAGAACTATGGCGCGAGGTGCATTGGGCGAGTCTGGATTATGGTCTGATGATGCTATTGAACGACAGTTAAGCCACTCGGAACGTAATAACGTGCGAGCGGCTTATATTCATACATCTGAACATTTAGATGAGCGGAGGTTAATGGTTCAGTGGTGGGCAGATTATCTTGAAGATATAAAAAGAGAATTCATTTCTCCTTATGATTACTCCCATAGATGA
- a CDS encoding BsuBI/PstI family type II restriction endonuclease: protein MRLLELAEQNRKEANKLLNPKTKSALGQFMTPGPICLFMASLFDNIESDVKLLDPGCGVGSLSAAFVDRALSLGVEKIELDVYDIEEVMLPFLDKTLKSCANEFGEKFSHKINTKDYIIETSLRIKNLFDPEEIETYSHVIMNPPYKKILSSSPHRISMSNAGIETVNLYSGFVALALKQLKSGGELVAIIPRSFCNGPYYQPFREQLLSETSIKKIHIFDSRKTAFAEDEVLQENIIIHCIKGVSQGEVTITSSPTSDFHLDEETGQITATDMTQRQVSIDKIVNSTDKQKFIHIAASPREQDIVERLSPFTSTLDDLKIQVSTGPVVNFRLRDDLRETLDAESVPLLFPQHLNGKVHWPLDGKKPNAIRVSDSSRPWLWKNEGYFLIIKRFSSKEEKRRIVATLYDSSLPGDLIGFENKTNVFHIKKVGMDADLARGLYVYLNCTLLDKYYRQFGGHTQINASDLRSIHYPPLEILRKIGSELDSEVLSQNQIDEIINRELDLMTEGKTTDPLKAQEKIEQSLEILRLLGMPRPQINERSALTLLALLDLHPDGCWSKIQRPMIGVTPIMDWCRDVYGKEYAPNTRETFRRQTLHQFCDGGVALYNPDEPNRAVNSPKACYQIAPELHSVLLTYGTPEWDESLKGHMGNISTLVEQYAMARKMEMIPLKLNDGTDLTLSPGAHSQLIKDIIVEFGPRFAPEAEVIYIGDTGAKEDHFRKERLAELGVTVNRKGKLPDVVLYWEERNWLLLIESVTSHGPVDGKRHGELAKLFANAKPGLVYVTAFPDRKVMAKYLMDLSWETEVWVADAPTHMIHLNGDRFLGPHT, encoded by the coding sequence ATGCGTCTTTTGGAATTGGCTGAACAGAATAGAAAAGAAGCGAATAAGCTACTCAACCCAAAGACCAAATCAGCACTAGGCCAATTTATGACTCCAGGCCCGATTTGTCTGTTCATGGCAAGTCTGTTCGACAACATCGAAAGTGACGTTAAGTTACTTGATCCTGGATGTGGAGTGGGATCACTTTCGGCTGCATTCGTAGATCGAGCTTTGTCCTTGGGAGTTGAAAAAATAGAGCTCGATGTCTATGACATTGAAGAGGTGATGCTGCCATTTTTGGATAAAACACTAAAATCATGTGCAAATGAGTTTGGGGAAAAATTTTCACATAAAATCAACACCAAGGACTACATAATTGAAACAAGCCTGCGCATAAAAAACCTTTTCGACCCGGAAGAGATTGAAACGTACAGTCATGTAATCATGAATCCCCCATACAAAAAAATTCTATCCTCCAGCCCTCACAGAATCTCCATGAGCAACGCAGGAATAGAAACCGTCAATTTATATTCGGGGTTTGTTGCTTTAGCGTTAAAACAGTTGAAATCAGGTGGGGAATTAGTAGCAATCATTCCTCGTTCTTTCTGTAATGGCCCGTACTATCAACCTTTCCGGGAACAATTACTTTCTGAAACATCCATCAAGAAAATTCACATTTTTGACTCTCGAAAGACTGCTTTTGCAGAAGATGAGGTTCTTCAAGAAAATATTATCATTCACTGCATCAAAGGTGTATCTCAAGGCGAAGTTACGATCACCTCAAGTCCAACATCTGATTTTCATCTTGATGAAGAAACCGGGCAAATAACAGCTACCGACATGACACAGCGTCAGGTTTCGATCGACAAAATAGTAAACTCTACGGATAAACAGAAGTTCATACATATCGCAGCAAGCCCGCGTGAACAGGACATTGTTGAAAGATTGTCCCCATTCACATCAACATTAGACGATCTAAAAATTCAGGTCAGTACAGGACCTGTCGTTAACTTTCGACTTCGAGACGACTTGCGCGAAACTTTAGATGCAGAATCCGTTCCGCTTCTTTTCCCTCAGCATTTAAACGGGAAAGTTCATTGGCCCCTCGACGGAAAAAAGCCAAATGCTATAAGGGTTTCAGATTCATCACGCCCATGGCTTTGGAAAAATGAGGGCTACTTTCTGATCATTAAAAGATTTAGCAGTAAAGAAGAAAAACGTCGAATCGTAGCAACTTTGTATGACTCATCTCTTCCAGGTGATTTAATCGGTTTTGAAAATAAAACCAATGTATTTCATATTAAAAAAGTTGGTATGGACGCAGATCTTGCCCGTGGGCTTTATGTTTATTTGAACTGCACTTTGTTGGACAAATATTATCGCCAATTTGGTGGGCACACTCAAATAAATGCCTCAGACCTAAGGTCGATCCACTATCCGCCACTGGAAATTTTGCGGAAAATAGGCAGTGAGTTAGACAGTGAAGTACTTAGTCAGAACCAAATAGATGAAATAATAAATAGGGAATTAGATCTGATGACAGAAGGAAAAACGACTGATCCACTAAAAGCTCAAGAAAAAATTGAACAATCTCTTGAGATATTACGTTTGTTGGGGATGCCACGCCCTCAGATAAATGAACGTTCAGCACTGACCTTACTCGCGCTTCTTGACCTTCACCCTGATGGATGTTGGTCAAAAATACAACGGCCAATGATAGGTGTCACTCCGATCATGGATTGGTGTAGGGACGTATACGGTAAAGAATATGCCCCTAATACTCGTGAAACATTCCGCCGACAAACACTCCATCAATTTTGTGATGGTGGAGTTGCTTTATACAACCCTGATGAACCCAACCGGGCGGTTAATTCTCCCAAAGCCTGCTACCAAATAGCACCTGAATTGCATTCCGTGCTGCTAACGTATGGTACTCCTGAATGGGATGAGTCACTCAAAGGGCATATGGGAAACATATCCACCTTGGTTGAACAGTATGCAATGGCAAGAAAAATGGAAATGATCCCTTTGAAGCTGAACGACGGAACGGATCTCACCTTAAGCCCTGGTGCCCACAGTCAGTTAATCAAGGATATCATTGTTGAGTTTGGTCCTCGCTTCGCCCCAGAAGCCGAAGTGATATATATCGGCGACACTGGAGCGAAAGAAGATCATTTCCGCAAGGAACGGCTTGCTGAGCTGGGAGTAACAGTTAACCGCAAAGGAAAACTGCCAGATGTTGTTCTCTATTGGGAAGAACGTAATTGGTTACTGCTAATCGAGTCAGTCACCTCTCATGGACCAGTTGACGGAAAACGCCATGGTGAATTAGCAAAATTATTTGCGAATGCAAAACCCGGATTGGTTTATGTTACGGCGTTTCCTGACCGTAAAGTAATGGCTAAATACCTTATGGATCTATCGTGGGAAACAGAAGTTTGGGTTGCAGATGCACCTACTCATATGATCCATCTGAATGGTGATCGATTCCTCGGTCCACATACTTGA
- a CDS encoding DUF1493 family protein, producing MSGDIEQRIYELVRRYDGVYLFKQKTLSPQIDIDSDLNFDADEAAALMEEFFSEFNVARGTFSIAAYYPPEPSLGAILNPFNKRQVPVVPDFTLGMLIESAKAGRWLYE from the coding sequence ATGTCAGGTGATATCGAGCAGCGCATCTATGAACTTGTCCGTCGTTATGATGGCGTTTATCTGTTTAAGCAAAAAACGCTGTCGCCGCAGATTGATATCGATAGCGATCTCAATTTTGACGCCGATGAAGCGGCCGCGCTGATGGAGGAGTTTTTCTCCGAGTTCAACGTGGCGCGCGGTACCTTTTCTATCGCGGCCTACTATCCTCCTGAACCATCGCTGGGCGCGATCCTCAATCCTTTCAACAAACGCCAGGTACCGGTGGTGCCGGATTTCACGTTGGGTATGTTGATTGAATCGGCTAAGGCCGGGCGCTGGTTGTATGAATAA
- a CDS encoding nickel/cobalt transporter — translation MLTRSLTRDWRIPIAALLTLTLLLITTTLYTHWPAFLQWSLATQISLHRRLVTYLLQLNSHDYTGGIWLLGGAFIYGVLHAIGPGHGKFIVTTYLSTNKESQLAARVVPFLGSLMQGICAILFVYILAVGFNLAAGDLSTSRWYVEKVSALLIGAFGAFVIWQTLYQQRPRKIAISTIKPLHQHPEQCGCGHHGVGADLTHADWKTRLGVVLAIGARPCSGAIMILLFSNTLGIVSWGIAAVMTMSLGTALSILGLSLAVRYARHRTVTFFSRDNENYRWLIPAVRIAGGVIIILFATVLFLTVIPVSANGDYIAAGC, via the coding sequence ATGCTAACTCGCTCCCTCACCCGTGACTGGCGCATCCCCATCGCAGCACTCCTCACCCTGACATTGCTGCTGATCACCACCACGCTCTACACCCACTGGCCCGCATTCCTGCAATGGAGTCTCGCCACGCAAATCTCGCTGCACCGCAGGCTGGTGACGTACCTGCTGCAACTCAACAGCCACGACTACACCGGTGGGATATGGTTGTTAGGCGGCGCATTTATTTACGGCGTACTGCACGCTATCGGGCCGGGGCATGGCAAATTTATCGTCACCACCTATCTCAGCACCAACAAAGAAAGCCAGCTGGCGGCGCGCGTGGTGCCGTTTCTTGGCAGCCTGATGCAGGGCATCTGTGCCATTTTGTTTGTCTATATCCTGGCAGTCGGTTTTAACCTGGCGGCTGGCGATCTCAGTACCAGCCGTTGGTATGTGGAAAAAGTCAGCGCGCTGCTGATTGGCGCGTTTGGTGCGTTTGTTATCTGGCAGACGTTGTACCAGCAGCGACCACGAAAAATAGCCATCAGTACGATCAAACCGCTGCATCAGCACCCGGAACAATGCGGTTGTGGGCATCACGGTGTCGGCGCGGATTTAACCCACGCAGACTGGAAAACCCGCCTCGGCGTGGTGCTGGCGATTGGTGCGCGGCCATGCAGCGGTGCGATTATGATTCTGCTGTTTTCCAATACGCTGGGGATTGTCAGTTGGGGGATCGCCGCTGTGATGACGATGTCATTGGGGACGGCACTGTCCATCCTGGGGTTGTCGCTGGCGGTGCGTTATGCGCGCCATCGTACCGTGACCTTCTTCAGTCGTGACAACGAAAACTATCGCTGGTTGATTCCGGCGGTACGGATCGCGGGCGGTGTGATTATCATCCTTTTTGCCACCGTGCTGTTCCTCACCGTTATCCCGGTCAGCGCCAACGGGGATTATATCGCCGCCGGGTGCTAG
- a CDS encoding transposase, with product MVEVLSGPERRRRRTPQEKIAIIQQTMEPGMTVSHVARLHGINANQIFKWRRQYEDGSLTAVTSGGEVV from the coding sequence ATGGTTGAAGTGTTATCAGGACCTGAGCGACGTCGGCGTCGTACTCCGCAGGAAAAAATTGCCATTATTCAGCAGACTATGGAACCGGGCATGACCGTGTCTCACGTCGCACGACTGCACGGTATCAATGCTAATCAGATCTTCAAGTGGCGCAGGCAATATGAAGACGGCTCACTGACCGCCGTGACCTCAGGCGGAGAAGTCGT